One Egicoccus halophilus genomic region harbors:
- a CDS encoding HesB/IscA family protein: MSADTVESSIVLTETAAEKVRSFLADQPDVDDVALRVAVQAGGCAGFRYALFFDDRQLDGDVEEQQHGIRIRMDKMSTPYLAGAVIDWKESLEASGFSIENPNASGSCACGDSATF; the protein is encoded by the coding sequence ATGAGCGCCGACACCGTCGAGAGCTCGATCGTCCTCACCGAGACGGCCGCGGAGAAGGTGCGCAGCTTCCTCGCCGACCAGCCGGACGTCGACGACGTGGCGCTGCGCGTCGCGGTGCAGGCGGGCGGCTGTGCGGGCTTCCGCTACGCCCTGTTCTTCGACGACCGTCAGCTCGACGGTGACGTCGAGGAGCAGCAGCACGGCATCCGCATCCGCATGGACAAGATGTCGACCCCGTACCTCGCCGGGGCGGTCATCGACTGGAAGGAGTCGCTCGAGGCCTCCGGGTTCTCGATCGAGAACCCCAACGCCTCCGGCTCCTGTGCCTGCGGCGACAGCGCCACCTTCTGA
- a CDS encoding glycerate kinase: MKVGAQVGARVVFVTESIAGVSAPAVAAALAEAWRERRPDDDVATLAVSDGGPGLIESLARPGDTELVTEVAGPHGHPLEAPLLLREDATAVVEAARVAGAGLAPEPEQQVRTALATTYGVGELLRAARDAGARRILVGVGGVAAVDGGTGALTGLGFRLRVTDGSGLKIGADDLHRVAAIERGWSEDVEDLEVVVLTDTDATLAGAAPEVAPPTADDLVNWAAVAERDLGRPGLAGRPGTGAGGGTAFGLAAGLGARLADGVEVVWEAIDGDAALARADRVVLATVAGSRCDRGVRARLAAAGRRALVVAPPQSPPAADARELLAAVGAALDASGTTVAESVAD; this comes from the coding sequence GTGAAGGTCGGTGCGCAGGTCGGTGCACGGGTGGTGTTCGTGACCGAGTCGATCGCCGGGGTGTCCGCACCCGCCGTTGCCGCCGCCCTGGCGGAGGCCTGGCGGGAACGCCGCCCCGACGACGACGTGGCGACCCTCGCCGTCTCCGACGGCGGACCGGGGCTCATCGAGTCGCTCGCCCGGCCCGGCGACACCGAGCTCGTCACGGAGGTCGCCGGCCCGCACGGGCACCCGCTCGAGGCCCCGTTGCTGCTGCGCGAGGACGCGACGGCGGTCGTGGAGGCCGCACGGGTGGCCGGCGCGGGGCTGGCGCCGGAGCCGGAGCAGCAGGTCCGGACCGCGCTGGCCACCACGTACGGTGTCGGGGAGTTGCTGCGGGCCGCGCGTGACGCCGGCGCGCGGCGGATCCTGGTGGGCGTGGGCGGTGTGGCCGCCGTGGACGGCGGCACCGGGGCCCTGACCGGCCTCGGGTTCCGGCTGCGGGTCACCGACGGCTCCGGTCTCAAGATCGGCGCCGACGACCTGCACCGGGTGGCCGCGATCGAGCGGGGCTGGTCCGAGGACGTCGAGGACCTCGAGGTCGTGGTCCTCACCGACACGGACGCGACGCTGGCGGGCGCGGCTCCCGAGGTGGCGCCCCCGACCGCCGACGACCTGGTGAACTGGGCCGCGGTGGCCGAACGCGACCTCGGGCGGCCCGGTCTCGCCGGACGGCCCGGCACCGGTGCGGGCGGTGGTACGGCCTTCGGGCTGGCCGCTGGCCTCGGCGCCCGTCTGGCCGACGGCGTCGAGGTCGTGTGGGAGGCGATCGACGGGGACGCCGCGCTCGCCCGCGCGGACCGGGTCGTGCTCGCCACGGTCGCGGGCAGCAGGTGCGACCGCGGGGTCCGGGCCCGGCTCGCGGCCGCTGGACGGCGGGCGCTGGTCGTCGCGCCGCCGCAGTCGCCGCCGGCGGCCGACGCCCGGGAGTTGCTCGCGGCCGTCGGAGCGGCACTGGACGCGTCGGGAACGACCGTCGCCGAGAGCGTGGCGGACTGA
- the nadA gene encoding quinolinate synthase NadA codes for MTAARPAAAPARNTTSVPTIPIGSPLLLLGRGADRGAERGVVCAGDLPAPDDPTLAARARDAKAALGERVMVLGHHYQRDQVIEFADARGDSFELSRQAATAEAPYLVFCGVHFMAESASILGREDQTVILPDLAAGCSMADMAEGRQVVDAWARLERAGVAAQTVPLTYMNSTAAIKSFCGEHGGAICTSSNAPAAMRWAFEQAPGGGDDGKVLFLPDQHLGRNTAVLSLGLSLDDCVVYDPWQPDGGLTDEQLREARVILWKGHCSVHARFQPSMVERIRAERPGVEVLVHPECRHEVVLEADRVGSTGQIIRWVEQAPAGATVAIATELNLVKRLAEEHPDKDVVFLDDTVCFCATMNRIDLPHLVWVLEALVAGEVVNEVRVDATTRRWARVALERMLALPGDGASLTAVVGTAS; via the coding sequence GTGACCGCTGCCCGCCCTGCCGCTGCGCCCGCGCGCAACACCACCTCCGTGCCCACGATCCCGATCGGCTCGCCACTGCTGCTGCTCGGCCGCGGCGCCGATCGAGGCGCCGAGCGCGGCGTCGTCTGCGCCGGTGACCTGCCGGCGCCCGACGACCCGACGCTGGCGGCGCGGGCCCGGGACGCCAAGGCGGCACTCGGCGAGCGTGTCATGGTTCTCGGGCACCACTACCAGCGCGACCAGGTGATCGAGTTCGCCGACGCGCGGGGGGACTCCTTCGAGCTCTCCCGGCAGGCCGCCACGGCCGAAGCGCCCTACCTGGTGTTCTGCGGCGTGCACTTCATGGCCGAGTCGGCCTCCATCCTCGGTCGTGAGGACCAGACGGTGATCCTGCCGGACCTGGCCGCGGGCTGCTCGATGGCCGACATGGCGGAGGGCCGGCAGGTCGTCGACGCCTGGGCCCGGCTGGAGCGCGCCGGTGTCGCGGCGCAGACGGTGCCGCTCACCTACATGAACTCGACGGCGGCGATCAAGTCGTTCTGCGGCGAGCACGGTGGCGCGATCTGCACCTCGTCGAACGCCCCGGCGGCGATGCGCTGGGCCTTCGAACAGGCACCCGGTGGCGGGGACGACGGCAAGGTCCTGTTCCTGCCCGACCAGCACCTCGGGCGCAACACCGCCGTGCTCTCGCTCGGTCTGTCGCTCGACGACTGCGTGGTGTACGACCCGTGGCAGCCCGACGGTGGGCTCACCGACGAGCAGTTGCGCGAGGCCCGGGTGATCCTGTGGAAGGGACACTGCTCGGTCCACGCGCGGTTCCAGCCGAGCATGGTCGAGCGCATCCGCGCCGAGCGTCCGGGCGTCGAGGTGCTCGTCCACCCCGAGTGCCGCCACGAGGTGGTGCTCGAGGCGGACCGCGTCGGCTCGACCGGGCAGATCATCCGTTGGGTCGAACAGGCCCCGGCCGGTGCGACCGTCGCGATCGCGACCGAGCTGAACCTCGTCAAGCGGCTCGCCGAGGAGCACCCGGACAAGGACGTCGTCTTCCTCGACGACACCGTGTGCTTCTGCGCCACGATGAACCGCATCGACCTGCCCCACCTGGTGTGGGTGCTCGAAGCACTGGTCGCCGGCGAGGTCGTCAACGAGGTCCGGGTCGACGCGACCACCCGACGCTGGGCCCGTGTCGCCCTCGAGCGCATGCTGGCGTTGCCCGGCGACGGGGCGTCGCTGACGGCCGTCGTGGGCACCGCGTCCTGA
- a CDS encoding SDR family NAD(P)-dependent oxidoreductase yields the protein MAGPHVLITGVGSGIGRATALHLAGRGFTVTGAVRDPADGDGLQAQAAAAGVAVEPVVLELTDPEACEEVAGRRPWFGLVNNAGYFNAGLVEDVARSDARRQLETMVLAPLHLAQVVLPAMRAQGQGRIVNVSSGIVHLAAAGTGWYQASKQALSAASDALRAEVAGDGIEVVLIEPGGINSEIWSKAERDLMERRGGSARPQGYERALRLLRALDGRMHPPTLVAEAIGDALTARRPRTRYRVGREVALMRATRYLLPDRLRDRALRTLLGM from the coding sequence ATGGCCGGTCCTCACGTGTTGATCACCGGTGTGGGTTCCGGGATCGGTCGCGCCACGGCGCTGCACCTGGCCGGCCGCGGGTTCACGGTCACCGGCGCCGTCCGCGACCCGGCGGACGGCGACGGGCTGCAGGCGCAGGCCGCAGCGGCGGGCGTCGCCGTCGAACCGGTCGTGCTCGAGTTGACCGACCCCGAGGCCTGCGAGGAGGTCGCCGGCCGTCGCCCCTGGTTCGGACTCGTCAACAACGCCGGCTACTTCAACGCCGGTCTGGTCGAGGACGTCGCTCGCAGCGACGCCCGGCGACAGCTCGAGACGATGGTGCTCGCGCCCCTGCACCTCGCGCAGGTGGTCCTGCCCGCGATGCGTGCCCAGGGGCAGGGACGGATCGTCAACGTCAGCTCCGGCATCGTCCACCTGGCGGCGGCGGGCACCGGCTGGTACCAGGCCAGCAAGCAGGCGTTGTCGGCGGCGAGCGACGCGCTGCGCGCCGAGGTCGCGGGTGACGGCATCGAGGTGGTGCTGATCGAACCTGGCGGCATCAACTCGGAGATCTGGTCCAAGGCCGAGCGTGACCTGATGGAACGACGCGGGGGCAGCGCCCGGCCGCAGGGCTACGAGCGGGCGCTGCGCCTGCTGCGTGCGCTCGACGGGCGCATGCACCCGCCGACGCTGGTGGCCGAGGCGATCGGGGACGCCCTGACCGCCCGGCGGCCGCGCACCCGCTACCGGGTCGGTCGGGAGGTGGCCCTCATGCGGGCGACCCGGTACCTGCTGCCCGACCGGCTGCGCGATCGGGCACTGCGGACCCTGCTCGGGATGTGA
- a CDS encoding YihY/virulence factor BrkB family protein — MEGREATVGGREHRNADDDASAGGPAGTATSRARSTVSGLLDRLPRRVRNLVQRLADRDLISQASSLAFFGLVSALPLLLLTFAAVEAVAGDEALDTFLDQAAESGPEGSGEFLEQLADNGGSFTIATIVFTLWPATAYGAGLRRALLRASGEDESAPGLRGRLRGLALVLLLPTLMLAGLPLAFVLSTLSGDGTLATLLGWVLALLGATVLGGVVTATVYRTFAPASLGWRGTAGGAVLTAALTALFSVGFVVYLNVADTEERFGGGTIAIVVLLGLWLFVANALLLAGYQGVLALDPEAGTGDGDGG; from the coding sequence ATGGAGGGACGCGAGGCGACGGTGGGCGGACGGGAACACCGCAACGCGGACGACGACGCATCGGCGGGCGGCCCCGCCGGGACGGCGACCTCGCGGGCACGCTCGACCGTGTCCGGGCTGCTCGATCGCCTGCCGCGACGGGTGCGCAACCTCGTGCAGCGACTCGCCGACCGCGACCTGATCTCGCAGGCCAGCAGCCTCGCGTTCTTCGGCCTGGTGTCGGCCCTGCCCCTGCTGCTGCTCACCTTCGCCGCGGTGGAGGCGGTCGCGGGCGACGAGGCGCTCGACACCTTCCTGGACCAGGCTGCCGAGTCGGGCCCCGAGGGCAGCGGCGAGTTCCTCGAGCAGTTGGCCGACAACGGCGGCTCGTTCACGATCGCCACCATCGTCTTCACGCTCTGGCCCGCCACGGCCTACGGCGCGGGACTCCGACGGGCGCTGCTGCGCGCCAGCGGTGAGGACGAGTCCGCCCCCGGCCTGCGCGGACGTCTGCGCGGACTGGCACTGGTGCTGCTGCTGCCGACGTTGATGCTGGCCGGCCTGCCGCTCGCCTTCGTCCTGAGCACCCTGTCCGGGGACGGGACGTTGGCGACGCTGCTCGGCTGGGTGCTGGCCCTGCTCGGGGCGACCGTGCTCGGTGGCGTGGTGACCGCGACGGTCTATCGCACCTTCGCCCCCGCGTCGTTGGGCTGGCGCGGGACCGCCGGCGGGGCGGTGCTCACCGCCGCGCTCACGGCGCTGTTCTCGGTGGGTTTCGTGGTCTACCTCAACGTCGCCGACACCGAGGAGCGCTTCGGTGGCGGCACCATCGCGATCGTGGTGCTGCTGGGGTTGTGGCTGTTCGTCGCCAACGCGCTGCTGCTCGCCGGCTACCAGGGGGTGCTGGCCCTCGACCCCGAGGCGGGCACCGGCGACGGCGACGGCGGCTGA
- a CDS encoding phospholipase D-like domain-containing protein: protein MESLERYRRALEGLLGVPATEGNVVELLRDGVEIFPAMLEAIDTAQRTVDLLTFVYWKGQIAEHFAESLCRRARAGVRCRVILDSLGARHVEKDVIASMEDAGVLLHWFRPLVPGNDPGHRTHRKVLICDEQVAFTGGVGIADEWDGSSDEGTGWRETQVRLQGPVVDGLRAAFVDDWMDAEHVLFDDADRFPEQPQDGDTTAMVIRGESEHGWSDGALLRRALLDLAQERVRITTAYLAPDPAMIEALTRAVARGVQVQILHPGPQTDKEIARLAAESVYDDLLAGGVELWEFQPTMLHAKVLTVDRQLSVVGSSNLNTRSLSHDEEVDVVLFDAALTAELDRHTDQDLTRAERVDETWNQRSPARWAPQKLVTLIDHWT from the coding sequence GTGGAGTCGCTGGAGCGGTACCGCCGGGCCCTCGAGGGCCTGCTCGGGGTACCCGCCACCGAGGGCAACGTCGTCGAGCTGCTGCGCGACGGCGTCGAGATCTTCCCGGCCATGCTCGAGGCGATCGACACCGCGCAGCGCACGGTCGACCTGCTGACCTTCGTGTACTGGAAGGGGCAGATCGCCGAGCACTTCGCCGAGTCGTTGTGCCGCCGGGCAAGGGCCGGTGTGCGCTGCCGGGTGATCCTCGACTCGCTCGGCGCCCGGCACGTCGAGAAGGACGTCATCGCCTCCATGGAGGACGCCGGCGTGCTGCTGCACTGGTTCCGTCCCCTGGTTCCCGGCAACGACCCCGGGCACCGCACGCACCGCAAGGTGCTGATCTGCGACGAACAGGTCGCGTTCACCGGCGGCGTCGGGATCGCCGACGAGTGGGACGGCTCCTCGGACGAGGGCACGGGCTGGCGGGAGACCCAGGTCCGCCTGCAGGGACCGGTCGTGGACGGACTGCGGGCCGCGTTCGTCGACGACTGGATGGACGCCGAGCACGTGCTGTTCGACGACGCCGACCGCTTCCCCGAGCAACCGCAGGACGGCGACACGACCGCGATGGTGATACGGGGCGAGTCCGAGCACGGCTGGTCCGACGGTGCGCTGCTGCGACGCGCGCTGCTCGACCTCGCGCAGGAACGGGTCCGCATCACCACGGCCTACCTCGCCCCCGATCCGGCCATGATCGAGGCGCTGACGCGGGCGGTCGCCCGCGGCGTGCAGGTGCAGATTTTGCACCCCGGCCCGCAGACCGACAAGGAGATCGCCCGGCTCGCCGCCGAGAGCGTCTACGACGACCTGCTGGCGGGCGGGGTGGAGCTGTGGGAGTTCCAGCCCACGATGTTGCACGCCAAGGTGCTCACCGTCGACCGACAGCTGAGCGTGGTCGGCTCGTCGAACCTCAACACCCGCTCGTTGTCCCACGACGAGGAGGTCGACGTGGTCCTGTTCGACGCCGCGCTGACGGCCGAACTCGACCGGCACACCGACCAGGACCTCACCCGGGCCGAACGCGTCGACGAGACCTGGAACCAACGCAGCCCGGCCCGCTGGGCGCCGCAGAAGCTCGTGACACTCATCGACCACTGGACCTGA
- the gcvT gene encoding glycine cleavage system aminomethyltransferase GcvT, producing the protein MTDLRPTPLTPLHEAAGARLAPFAGWSMPMRFAGTVAEHEAVRVDVGVFDVSHLGTVFVTGSGARDVVAASFTNDPARLGDGDSQYTLCCDERGGIVDDLIVYRLAADRWLAVPNAANTAAVADRLRSRAGEDVEVLDQSADWAILAVQGPRSLSVLHEALTALGGDLDPAAVPHLGIVRTPVGDAEAYVCRTGYTGEVGAELVVPAVSAVGLWQALLVAGATPCGLGARDTLRLEMGYPLHGNDLSTEVLPGEARLGWAVELDRDDFVGRDALVAAREAGPARRLWGLRGTGRRPPRAGMSVLDGDREVGRVTSGSFSPTAGIGVGLALLDASMAPGDRVEVDVRGTPVPFEVVRPPFVERDPKG; encoded by the coding sequence GTGACCGACCTGCGTCCGACGCCGCTGACGCCGCTGCACGAGGCGGCCGGGGCCAGGCTCGCTCCGTTCGCCGGCTGGTCGATGCCGATGCGGTTCGCCGGCACCGTCGCCGAGCACGAGGCCGTCCGCGTCGACGTGGGCGTGTTCGACGTCTCGCACCTCGGCACGGTGTTCGTGACCGGGAGCGGCGCCCGCGACGTCGTCGCGGCCAGCTTCACCAACGACCCGGCGCGGTTGGGCGACGGGGACTCGCAGTACACGCTGTGCTGCGACGAGCGTGGTGGGATCGTCGACGACCTGATCGTCTACCGGCTCGCGGCCGACCGGTGGCTCGCCGTGCCCAACGCCGCCAACACGGCGGCGGTCGCGGATCGGCTGCGTTCCCGGGCCGGCGAGGACGTCGAGGTCCTCGACCAGAGCGCCGACTGGGCGATCCTGGCCGTCCAGGGCCCTCGATCGCTGTCCGTGCTGCACGAGGCCCTGACCGCGCTCGGTGGTGACCTCGACCCCGCCGCCGTACCCCACCTCGGCATCGTGCGCACGCCGGTGGGCGACGCCGAGGCCTACGTGTGCCGGACCGGCTACACCGGGGAGGTCGGCGCCGAACTGGTGGTGCCCGCGGTCTCCGCCGTCGGCCTGTGGCAGGCGCTGCTCGTGGCCGGTGCCACGCCCTGCGGTCTCGGTGCCCGCGACACGTTGCGCCTGGAGATGGGGTACCCGTTGCACGGCAACGACCTGTCCACCGAGGTGCTGCCCGGCGAGGCGCGGCTGGGCTGGGCCGTCGAGCTCGACCGCGACGACTTCGTCGGTCGCGATGCGCTGGTGGCGGCGAGGGAGGCCGGCCCGGCCCGGCGGCTGTGGGGGCTGCGGGGGACCGGCCGGCGCCCGCCCCGTGCCGGCATGTCGGTGCTCGACGGGGACCGTGAGGTCGGTCGGGTCACGTCCGGGTCGTTCTCACCCACGGCCGGGATCGGTGTCGGGCTGGCGCTGCTCGACGCGTCGATGGCGCCGGGCGACCGCGTCGAGGTCGACGTGCGCGGCACCCCGGTGCCCTTCGAGGTCGTCCGTCCCCCGTTCGTGGAGCGCGACCCGAAGGGCTGA
- the lpdA gene encoding dihydrolipoyl dehydrogenase: MRKGEDHDFDVIVLGGGTGGYSTALRAAQLGLEVALIEKDKVGGTCLHWGCIPTKAVLQTAEVAEFAQEAADFGVTLDYQGIEVKALNAHKDAVVDKMWKGLQGALKGRKVETLHGTGKLTAKDTVEVELEGGETRTIKAPAVVVATGSAPRELPFAPFDGKRIISSDHALHLTKLPKKAIVLGSGAVGMEFATAWNAFGVEVTIVELESRLLPLEDPDASKEVERAFRKRGITAMTGAKLAGVETTSRTVKCEVETKKGTEELKADLLLVAVGRRTVTEGAGLEDVGIELDDRGFVAVDEYCRTSVEGVYAVGDVIPTLGLAHASFAEGFLVADQLAGLEVLPIDYKGVPRVTYSHPEVASVGYTEEQAKGAGFEVVLEKYPFQALGRAAMAKATGMLKLVAEKDDDAEGGAGRILGVHIVGPRATDLIGEGQLIYNWEALPTDVAHLIHAHPSFSEAIGEAHLALAGRALHG; the protein is encoded by the coding sequence ATCCGCAAGGGCGAGGACCACGACTTCGACGTCATCGTCCTCGGCGGCGGCACCGGCGGGTACTCGACCGCTCTGCGCGCCGCCCAGCTCGGCCTCGAGGTCGCGCTGATCGAGAAGGACAAGGTCGGCGGCACCTGCCTGCACTGGGGCTGCATCCCGACCAAGGCCGTCCTGCAGACCGCCGAGGTGGCGGAGTTCGCCCAGGAGGCGGCCGACTTCGGCGTCACGCTCGACTACCAGGGCATCGAGGTCAAGGCCCTCAACGCCCACAAGGACGCCGTGGTCGACAAGATGTGGAAGGGCCTGCAGGGCGCGCTCAAGGGCCGCAAGGTCGAGACGCTGCACGGCACCGGCAAGCTGACCGCGAAGGACACCGTCGAGGTCGAGCTCGAGGGCGGCGAGACCCGCACGATCAAGGCCCCGGCCGTGGTCGTCGCGACCGGCTCGGCACCGCGTGAGCTCCCCTTCGCGCCGTTCGACGGCAAGCGCATCATCTCCTCCGACCACGCCCTGCACCTGACGAAGCTGCCGAAGAAGGCGATCGTGCTCGGGTCGGGGGCCGTGGGCATGGAGTTCGCCACCGCCTGGAACGCCTTCGGTGTCGAGGTCACCATCGTCGAACTCGAGTCGCGCCTGTTGCCGCTCGAGGACCCCGACGCCTCCAAGGAGGTCGAGCGGGCCTTCCGCAAGCGCGGCATCACCGCGATGACCGGGGCGAAGCTCGCCGGCGTGGAGACGACCTCGCGTACCGTCAAGTGCGAGGTGGAGACCAAGAAGGGCACCGAGGAGCTCAAGGCGGACCTGCTGCTGGTCGCCGTCGGCCGCCGCACGGTCACCGAGGGTGCCGGCCTCGAGGACGTCGGCATCGAGCTCGACGACCGCGGCTTCGTCGCCGTCGACGAGTACTGCCGCACCTCGGTCGAGGGCGTCTACGCGGTCGGTGACGTGATCCCGACGCTCGGCCTCGCGCACGCGTCGTTCGCGGAGGGCTTCCTGGTCGCCGACCAGCTCGCCGGCCTCGAGGTGCTGCCCATCGACTACAAGGGCGTGCCGCGGGTGACCTACTCGCACCCGGAGGTCGCCTCGGTCGGCTACACCGAGGAGCAGGCCAAGGGCGCCGGCTTCGAGGTGGTGCTGGAGAAGTACCCGTTCCAGGCGCTCGGCCGCGCGGCGATGGCCAAGGCGACCGGCATGCTCAAGCTCGTCGCGGAGAAGGACGACGACGCCGAGGGCGGCGCCGGTCGGATCCTGGGCGTGCACATCGTCGGCCCCCGGGCCACCGACCTGATCGGTGAGGGGCAGCTGATCTACAACTGGGAGGCGCTGCCCACCGACGTGGCGCACCTGATCCACGCCCACCCGTCGTTCAGCGAGGCGATCGGCGAGGCGCACCTGGCCCTGGCCGGACGCGCCCTGCACGGCTGA
- the sucB gene encoding 2-oxoglutarate dehydrogenase, E2 component, dihydrolipoamide succinyltransferase produces MVADTPTHRRASVAEVELPQLGESVTEGVITAWLVEVGDEIDVDQPIVEISTDKVDTEIPSPVAGTVQELRAEVDDTIEVGQVIAVIGEGAATGGGDGGEGGQDEDTDDTSGRDEAVPASDAGAEDASGDDEASAQPDASSAPAPRSTDGSGGSASGGGTSVEGEKALTSPLVRKLLREAGLSTSQVRGSGPGGRITREDADRAIASGGEGAPPSAASGGDGARAGQPASAPPAPAAAPVPPPPMPAAAPGRQRPEASPLQIDFSGQREVTQDLTRVRKATANAMTTAMQTTAQLTAAVEVDVTAIMNLRAAYKDAFKAKEGVSLSPLPIISRAVCMVLPRHPALNSSIDMDSGTATFRNFINLGMAVDTEAGLLVPNIKDAQDLTIPGLARRIGDIAGRARSKKLQPDDISGATFTITNTGSRGTLWDTPIFTPPQVAILATCAIEKRAVVVSDNYGDSIAIRWMTYLCLSYDHRMVDGADTARFLQDLKYTLETHDFASELGL; encoded by the coding sequence GTGGTGGCGGACACCCCAACGCACAGGAGAGCTTCCGTGGCCGAGGTGGAGCTGCCCCAGCTGGGCGAGTCCGTCACCGAGGGCGTCATCACCGCCTGGCTGGTCGAGGTCGGCGACGAGATCGACGTCGACCAGCCGATCGTCGAGATCTCGACCGACAAGGTCGACACCGAGATCCCCTCGCCGGTCGCCGGCACCGTGCAGGAACTGCGCGCCGAGGTCGACGACACCATCGAGGTCGGTCAGGTCATCGCCGTCATCGGTGAAGGCGCCGCCACCGGCGGCGGCGACGGTGGCGAGGGCGGTCAGGACGAGGACACCGATGACACGTCCGGCCGGGACGAGGCCGTGCCCGCGTCGGACGCCGGCGCCGAGGACGCGTCCGGCGACGACGAGGCGTCGGCCCAGCCAGACGCCTCGTCGGCACCCGCGCCCCGATCGACCGACGGGTCGGGCGGCTCGGCCTCCGGCGGCGGGACCTCCGTCGAGGGCGAGAAGGCGCTGACCTCGCCGTTGGTGCGCAAGCTGCTGCGCGAGGCCGGCCTGTCGACCTCGCAGGTGCGGGGTTCCGGCCCGGGCGGACGCATCACCCGAGAGGACGCCGACCGTGCCATCGCCAGCGGCGGTGAGGGCGCGCCCCCGTCCGCAGCGAGCGGCGGGGACGGCGCCCGGGCTGGGCAGCCCGCCAGCGCGCCGCCGGCACCGGCGGCCGCACCGGTGCCGCCACCGCCGATGCCAGCGGCGGCTCCGGGCCGTCAACGGCCCGAGGCCTCGCCGTTGCAGATCGACTTCAGCGGCCAGCGCGAGGTCACCCAGGACCTGACACGGGTCCGCAAGGCGACCGCCAACGCCATGACGACCGCCATGCAGACCACCGCGCAGCTCACCGCGGCGGTCGAGGTCGACGTCACCGCGATCATGAACCTGCGCGCGGCCTACAAGGACGCGTTCAAGGCCAAGGAGGGCGTCAGCCTCTCGCCGCTGCCGATCATCTCCCGCGCCGTGTGCATGGTGCTGCCACGCCATCCGGCACTCAACAGCTCCATCGACATGGACTCGGGGACGGCGACGTTCCGCAACTTCATCAACCTCGGTATGGCCGTCGACACCGAGGCCGGCCTGCTCGTGCCCAACATCAAGGACGCGCAGGACCTCACCATCCCGGGGTTGGCGCGCCGGATCGGCGACATCGCGGGTCGGGCACGCTCGAAGAAGCTTCAGCCCGACGACATCAGCGGGGCGACCTTCACGATCACCAACACCGGTTCGCGTGGCACCCTGTGGGACACGCCGATCTTCACCCCGCCGCAGGTCGCGATCCTGGCCACCTGCGCGATCGAGAAGCGGGCCGTGGTCGTCTCGGACAACTACGGCGACTCCATCGCCATCCGTTGGATGACCTACCTGTGCCTGAGCTACGACCACCGCATGGTGGACGGCGCGGACACGGCCCGGTTCCTCCAGGACCTCAAGTACACGCTCGAGACCCACGACTTCGCGTCGGAGCTCGGGCTCTAG
- the lipB gene encoding lipoyl(octanoyl) transferase LipB, with translation MAVVRPGTVAYATAWDWQRALAAARAEGTLTQDVVVLLEHPAVYTLGRRADRRNVLFDDATLAARGIEVVPVDRGGDVTYHGPGQLVGYPILQLVGMRVVDYVRSLEDVLIRALADLGIRGERSEGYTGVWVGDQKIAAIGVRVSAGRVTTHGFALNVRPDLDDFTGIVPCGIADRGVCSLQTLGVDAGVDEVADRVQAAMAEVYGATLEPASLDVLLPSNVKVAS, from the coding sequence CTGGCCGTCGTACGGCCGGGCACCGTCGCCTACGCCACCGCGTGGGACTGGCAGCGGGCCCTCGCCGCCGCCCGCGCCGAGGGCACCCTGACGCAGGACGTCGTCGTCCTGCTCGAGCACCCGGCGGTCTACACGCTGGGCCGGCGGGCCGACCGGCGCAACGTGCTGTTCGACGACGCCACCCTCGCCGCCCGCGGCATCGAGGTGGTGCCGGTCGACCGCGGCGGGGACGTCACCTACCACGGCCCGGGACAGCTCGTGGGCTACCCCATCCTGCAGCTGGTGGGCATGCGGGTGGTCGACTACGTCCGCTCGCTCGAAGACGTCCTGATCCGGGCGCTGGCGGACCTCGGGATCCGTGGCGAGCGCTCCGAGGGCTACACCGGCGTGTGGGTCGGTGACCAGAAGATCGCCGCCATCGGCGTGCGGGTCTCGGCCGGTCGGGTCACCACCCACGGCTTCGCGCTCAACGTCCGCCCCGACCTCGACGACTTCACCGGGATCGTGCCCTGCGGCATCGCCGACCGCGGCGTGTGCTCGCTGCAGACGCTCGGCGTCGACGCCGGCGTCGACGAGGTCGCCGACCGGGTGCAGGCGGCGATGGCCGAGGTGTACGGCGCTACCCTCGAACCGGCGTCCCTGGACGTCCTCCTCCCCTCGAACGTGAAGGTCGCCTCGTGA